A part of Bombus huntii isolate Logan2020A chromosome 16, iyBomHunt1.1, whole genome shotgun sequence genomic DNA contains:
- the LOC126874564 gene encoding cytoplasmic phosphatidylinositol transfer protein 1, giving the protein MVLTKEYRICMPLTTGEYRIGQLYMIARHSHEQSDNDEGVEVVENVECDDPEHGKGQYTEKRIHLSSKLPYWIQSLIPRIFYVTEKAWNYYPFTVTEYTCSFIPKLYISIKTRYEDNNGSTENCLGLSPIELIHREVDFVDIAYDELSAKHYKEEEDPKFFKSQRTGRGPLVEGWKGTTQPIMCSYKLVQASFEVWGMQTRVEDFIHRCIRDILLLGHRQAFAWIDEWYDMTLEDVRQYEQKMQAETNEKVRLRNMNNEKPPTPTTPTSSMPSSPLPKSPTQSTRSWFSWS; this is encoded by the exons ATGGTATTAACGAAGGAATATCGCATATGTATGCCGCTTACTACAGGGGAG TATCGGATAGGGCAACTTTATATGATTGCTAGACACAGTCATGAGCAATCAGATAATGATGAAGGTGTTGAGGTTGTTGAAAATGTGGAGTGTGATGATCCAGAACATGGAAAGGGTCAATATACAGAGAAGCGAATCCATCTATCTAG taaATTGCCATATTGGATTCAATCTCTCATTCCTCGAATATTTTATGTCACAGAGAAGGCATGGAATTATTATCCCTTTACTGTCACag AATACACT tGTTCTTTTATTCCAAAATTGTACATCTCAATAAAAACGCGATATGAGGATAACAATGGATCTACagaaaat TGTTTAGGTCTGTCTCCTATTGAATTGATTCATCGTGAGGTTGATTTTGTGGACATTGCGTATGACGAATTATCCGCGAAGCACTATAAAGAGGAAGAg GACCCAAAATTCTTTAAATCTCAACGAACTGGTCGTGGACCATTGGTAGAAGGGTGGAAGGGCACCACACAGCCTATAATGTGTTCTTACAAGCTAGTTCAAGCTTCTTTTGAAGTGTGGGGTATGCAAACTCGAGTGGAAGACTTCATTCATAGA TGTAttagagatattttattattgggTCATCGTCAAGCATTTGCATGGATTGATGAGTGGTATGACATGACACTGGAGGATGTTCGACAGTACGAACAAAAGATGCAAGCTGAAACTAATGAGAAAGTGCGACTCAGAAATATGAATAACGAGAAGCCACCAACACCAACCACACCAACTTCATCAATGCCGTCTTCACCATTACCCAAATCTCCTACACAGTCCACTCGATCATGGTTCTCTTGGTCTTAG
- the LOC126874485 gene encoding nonsense-mediated mRNA decay factor SMG8 isoform X2: MRPQKFRLPCSAGSFVHTDKKVVIVSVFGKSQYSAKGCKTNMLSSILQCEIEGYYDSKDRTIYLHLRGLLDTHTLLTKYDKFLEKQDCKDFLSVWAHMRDKYARALLVLFHISHVIILTHPTHTFDYSYVHLFRAMDMVRQKVSPQLSDVLSSIYSLPKDWVSNVRPCSPRVLFYFETCPTVFQDPASGANIKKLEHSLEDQIYQVLRKNRIVTNISSNSLFAIPANQEFVYVHTGTTESRDILGYMAKKLIQSCKVSSGGSTSRSLASQDSNIQIDDTETETRSFRSFLQQHINLAFARGFDDNVGRHSVPAYFEIPNVTIFCEVANKVYDYFIHGTDKELLTLHSLLDTDVKFSKSRCSKVLPRALQAYQENLPQHYTRAYHETKLAHAMGVFEMHARGPLFEEFNEKLQAECEKHWRSGRQMCEVLSLTGNPCTNPIHRGGSEGAGGGEQTEQRENDNDLPIREHCSGVRYICACNCGRCQGSREDPFSLRQANYDYFQMLAKQCGCAQLENIQFPVFQPSTHNYRPAQLFSTKREDSFTHAESPTSEGNTQACSLGVNTLNDDIRTPYGSGGQSPPTSETNEDVPKLSSKTSLTPNEAHKVVIEVSDSDAENAKEKSLVRQPSTTEYLPGMLHTESPAGLLPQFSSWSLVCLGPSSLYSHNLGLQHQAGVLATSAFLLPWDVTVRLEHQKERGSLWPTIGDHGTHNYCPRGKNFQNMNTIRGRKSKGGKEFVVKIFVGVEYECPRGHRFMASAPDKVLKATGNGIVKDSGNKVTSSTADMPLYFPCPCRQTKPLIAQLMRIHVVTPKAPVHVTVNPRVQPGPPPCPIFVTGCDEPIKLSQSAYWVLRLPYVYMDEKGPYLAPKEPVPTSHGRLLAGMYGISEVLPEKKI; the protein is encoded by the exons ATGCGACCGCAAAAATTCCGACTTCCATGCAGCGCAGGAAG ttttgtACACACAGATAAAAAGGTAGTGATAGTATCTGTATTTGGAAAGTCACAATATAGTGCAAAAGGATGCAAGACCAACATGCTCAGTTCAATCCTGCAG TGTGAGATTGAGGGATACTACGATTCTAAAGATAGAACTATATACTTGCATTTAAGAGGATTATTAGATACACACACCCTTTTAACAAAATATGATAAGTTCTTAGAAAAACAGGACTgcaaggatttccttagtgTATGGGCACACATGAGAGACAAATATGCTAGAGCACTActtgttttatttcacataTCGCATGTTATTATTCTTACTCATCCGACTCACACATTTGACTATAGTTATGTACATTTATTCAGAGCCATGGATATGGTAAG ACAAAAGGTTTCTCCACAACTTTCTGATGTCCTAAGTTCCATATACAGTTTACCTAAGGACTGGGTATCAAATGTTAGACCCTGCTCTCCTAGGGTTTTATTCTATTTTGAAACTTGTCCCACTGTGTTTCAAGATCCTGCCAGTGGGGCTAATATCAAGAAACTGGAGCATTCCTTAGAAGATCAGATATACCAAGTATTAAGGAAAAATCGAATAGTAACCAATATTAG CTCAAATTCACTGTTCGCAATTCCTGCAAATCAAGAATTCGTATATGTACACACTGGTACGACAGAATCCAGAGATATTCTGGGCTACATGGCAAAGAAGCTCATACAGAGTTGCAAAGTTAGCTCTGGAGGAAGTACTTCAAGGAGTTTGGCTAGTCAGGATTCCAATATTCAAATAGACGATACAGAAACTG AAACTCGTTCCTTTAGATCATTTCTACAACAGCATATAAACCTAGCCTTTGCAAGAGGTTTTGATGACAATGTTGGAAGACATTCTGTACCTGCCTATTTTGAG ATACCTAATGTTACAATATTCTGTGAAGTGGCAAACAAAGTATACGACTATTTTATACATGGAACAGATAAAGAACTACTAACATTACACAGCTTGTTAGATACTGATGTAAAGTTCAGTAAGAGCAGATGCAGCAAAGTACTCCCACGAGCCCTCCAGGCTTACCAAGAGAACCTACCGCAACACTACACAAG AGCATATCATGAAACAAAATTGGCACATGCAATGGGGGTCTTTGAGATGCATGCACGAGGCCCTTTATTTGAAGAGTTTAATGAAAAACTACAGGCCGAATGCGAGAAGCACTGGAGATCTGGGAGGCAGATGTGCGAAGTACTGTCTCTGACAGGGAATCCTTGCACGAATCCAATACACAGAGGTGGAAGTGAGGGCGCTGGAGGCGGGGAACAAACGGAACAAAGAGAGAATGACAA TGACTTACCAATTAGGGAACATTGTAGCGGAGTTCGATACATCTGTGCTTGTAATTGTGGTCGTTGTCAGGGTTCAAGGGAGGACCCATTCAGTCTGAGACAGGCCAACTATGATTATTTTCAAATGCTAGCTAAGCAATGTGGATGTGCTCAGTTAGAGAACATACAGTTTCCTGTTTTCCAACCAAGCACTCATAATTATag GCCTGCACAGTTGTTTTCTACTAAACGAGAGGACTCTTTCACTCATGCAGAATCTCCAACATCTGAAGGAAATACTCAAGCTTGCAGCTTAGGAGTTAACACTCTGAATg ATGATATTCGAACTCCATATGGAAGTGGAGGACAGTCACCTCCAACGAGTGAAACTAATGAAGATGTTCCTAAGCTCAGCAGTAAAACCAGTTTAACACCTAATGAAGCACATAAAGTAGTTATAGAAGTATCAGATAGTGATGCAGAAAATGCAAAAG AGAAATCTCTAGTCAGGCAGCCTTCAACAACAGAGTATCTACCAGGAATGTTACATACAGAATCACCAGCTGGTTTATTGCCACAATTCTCTAGCTGGTCTCTAGTTTGCCTTGGACCAAGTAGCCTATACTCTCATAATTTGGGTTTACAACACCAAGCTGGTGTTTTAGCCACTTCTGCTTTTCTTTTACCATGGGATGTGACTGTTAG actAGAGCATCAAAAAGAAAGAGGCTCTTTGTGGCCTACTATAGGTGATCATGGAACCCATAACTATTGTCCGAGaggaaagaattttcaaaatatgaATACTATTCGTGGTCGGAAATCAAAAGGCGGAAAGGAATTTGTAGTGAAAATATTTGTGGGAGTGGAATACGAGTGTCCAAGAGGACACAGATTTATGGCGTCTGCGCCGGATAAGGTTCTGAAGGCTACTGGAAATGGGATTGTGAAGGACAGTGGAAATAAAGTCACATCCAGTACTGCGGACATGCCGCTCTATTTTCCCTGTCCTTGTCG gCAAACAAAGCCTCTAATAGCTCAATTAATGAGAATTCACGTAGTGACGCCAAAAGCACCTGTTCATGTTACAGTAAATCCTAGAGTACAACCTGGACCTCCACCTTGTCCAATTTTTGTCACTGGTTGCGATGAACCAATAAAGTTATCGCAAAGTGCTTACTGGGTCTTGAGATTACC ATACGTGTATATGGATGAAAAGGGTCCATATTTGGCGCCAAAAGAACCAGTACCAACTTCACACGGAAGACTATTGGCGGGAATGTATGGAATTAGTGAAGTACTTccggaaaagaaaatatag
- the LOC126874565 gene encoding uncharacterized protein LOC126874565, whose translation MELRSMSKRSPPYTHNEQRFMNLQNACTTKKQNGLSKIKVEEEDNSPTVIVRDVCVFPKCKYFVYSVCGLLICFLCIVWISLVFPYPMHASCIVKWKFGDPCKYVMQKFRSQILNWSSCVNCGPRGGRCLYTLKEPKPSESNIIKAIHLASNLKTTETIKIDFDEINKTCIATGESVSNEWFRIFDYGTNYCNLHNLVTEIGFDKSSKFLELTSNAVCTQYNMAVCG comes from the exons ATGGAGCTCAGGTCAATGTCGAAACGATCACCACCTTACACGCATAACGAACAGAGGTTCATGAACTTGCAGAATGCCTGCAcgacaaagaaacaaaatg gTTTAAGTAAAATCAAAGTAGAGGAGGAGGACAATTCACCAACAGTGATAGTCAGAGATGTATGTGTCTTTCCAAAATGTAAATACTTTGTCTACTCTGTCTGTGGGCTCCTGATATGCTTCCTCTGTATTGTTTGGATCAGCCTCGTGTTCCCTTATCCTATGCATGCTTCTTGTATTGTAAAATG gaAATTTGGTGATCCATGCAAGTATGTTATGCAGAAATTTAGGAGTCAGATACTTAATTGGTCGTCCTGTGTGAATTGTGGCCCACGTGGTGGTAGATGTCTATATaca CTCAAGGAACCAAAACCAAGTGAGAGTAACATAATTAAAGCTATTCATCTTGCTTCAAATTTGAAGACTACGGAAACCATCAAAAttgattttgatgaaattaaCAAAACTTGCATAGCAACG GGAGAATCCGTGTCAAATGAATGGTTCAGGATTTTCGATTATGGCACAAATTACTGCAATTTGCATAATTTAGTAACCGAGATTGGTTTTGATAAAAGTTCAAAGTTCTTGGAATTGACAAGCAATGCAGTTTGCACACAGTACAATATGGCAGTTTGTGGCTGA
- the LOC126874496 gene encoding protein brambleberry-like produces the protein MVYIHLLVLSLMSITCQGDYASVFKWIWGKDTDDTTVLVADGVPLISIPYESMTEDEKFLQEAAKFTEIQVSSPLETCQHKVIMKIKTSCSELSEEQLAKLSVNLLNCQSAVEGRKIFPCTEEMSLKQCTTDMDADMWNAYHLMSNRARAVCYAARSTQFRALTELTVNKLMQTAHTQIKTLSSLKEGQDRLEEQTVEALSSLSDGNKALLEQQKRLKDAQASAHNLVTTNLRELNNEKALIRSGHTQLAAMADDIRRKLEEANKNLEQQAIERSENHKEILEDLLNIQLQAQLIWDKIESSTDRIFAQHEAALVQYEQTLQKLGQINDTIQYIWNITNTMRAEIDEKLNWLTNYIGDTGEQMHQVYRISLHIVYLLFAMVIAAFLHAPLLTRVTILGLVPLNLVSFLKHGMDACLDFVSMSVLIFLITMMHFLMVGIQRLFGAKRRETRSDPIQTVYKNGHANSTAEYVSSSYTAQSRHLPISFYTNLKRSTWKIYRFVRYQINRSIQKFSSLIQAATSWSKQRLMPREELSCSYTSSRRNREDLVCNYEQEYPSMSEDNTYFEHSNLMNENNGSIDDLELLVDANDLRRRLKKVENSVSRSSYSRQHSPSRSISSTSSRAICNGITLSGRRCRLYAISGLYCSKHSF, from the exons ATGgtgtatatacatttattgGTTTTGTCACTTATGTCAATAACTTGTCAAGGCGATTATGCTTCGGTATTTAAATGGATTTGGGGAAAGGATACAGATGATACTACTGTCTTGGTAGCAGATGGTGTTCCATTGATTTCTATTCCTTATGAATCTATGACAGAGGATGAGAAGTTCCTTCAAGAAGCTGCAAAGTTTACAGAAATTCAAGTGTCATCGCCTTTAGAAACTTGCCAACATAAAGTTATTATGAAGATTAAAACCTCTTGCTCTGAGTTGAGTGAGGAACAACTTGCCAAACTGAGTGTTAATCTTTTGAATTGTCAGTCTGCAGTGGAGGGCAGGAAAATATTTCCATGTACTGAGGAAatg TCACTAAAACAATGTACCACAGATATGGATGCAGATATGTGGAATGCATACCATTTAATGAGTAATAGAGCCAGAGCAGTTTGTTATGCAGCTCGCAGTACTCAATTTCGTGCTCTTACAGAATTGACTGTGAACAAATTAATGCAAACTGCGCACACACAAATTAAGACACTGAGTTCATTAAAA gAAGGTCAAGATCGTCTAGAAGAACAAACTGTAGAAGCTCTATCGTCTTTGTCAGACGGTAATAAAGCGTTATTAGAACAGCAAAAGCGTTTAAAAGATGCACAAGCATCAGCTCATAATCTCGTGACAACAAATTTAAGAGAACTGAACAACGAAAAAGCTTTGATTCGATCTGGACACACACAACTTGCGGCAATGGCGGACGATATCAGAAGGAAATtag AGGAggcaaataaaaatttggagCAACAAGCTATCGAACGTAGCGAAAACCATAAAGAAATACTAGAGGATTTATTAAACATTCAGTTACAAGCACAATTGATCTGGGACAAAATAGAATCTAGTACAGATCGAATTTTCGCACAACATGAAGCAGCACTTGTTCAATATGAACAAACTTTACAAAAATTAGGTCAAATTAATGACACCATTCAATATATTTGGAATATAACAAATACTATGCGTGCAGAGATAGATGAGAAGCTTAATTGGCTGACCAATTACATTGGTGATACTG GAGAACAAATGCATCAAGTATATCGTATAAGCTTGCACATTGTTTACTTATTATTTGCCATGGTAATTGCTGCATTCCTTCATGCACCACTGCTAACTAGAGTCACTATTCTGGGACTTGTACCGTTAAACTTAGTATCTTTCTTGAAGCATGGCATGGATGCTTGTTTGGACTTTGTATCAATGagtgtattaatatttttaatcacaATGA tGCATTTCCTAATGGTTGGAATTCAACGTTTATTTGGTgcaaaaagaagagaaacgcgGTCAGATCCGATTCAAACCGTCTACAAAAATGGTCATGCGAATAGTACCGCAGAatatgtttcttcttcttacaCTGCTCAATCACGTCATCTTCCAATATCTTTCTACACAAATTTGAAGAGGAGTACATGGAAAATTTATAGATTTGTCCGTTATCAAATAAACCGATCTATCC AAAAGTTTAGTTCGCTGATACAAGCAGCAACTTCGTGGAGTAAGCAAAGATTAATGCCACGCGAGGAATTGTCCTGTTCGTACACTTCCTCGAGGAGAAATCGCGAAGACCTCGTTTGTAATTACGAACAAGAGTATCCAAGTATGTCCGAAGATAATACATACTTTGAACATTCAAATTTAATGAATGAAAACAACGGAAGTATCGATGACCTTGAACTTCTAGTCGATGCCAATGATCTAAGGCgaagattaaaaaaagttgaaaattCTGTCAGCAGGTCTTCTTATTCTCGTCAACATTCACCCTCCAGAAG TATTTCTTCAACATCATCGAGAGCGATATGTAATGGCATAACACTAAGTGGCAGAAGGTGTCGGTTATATGCAATAAGTGGTCTGTATTGCAGCAAACATTCCTTTTGA
- the LOC126874485 gene encoding nonsense-mediated mRNA decay factor SMG8 isoform X1 → MRPQKFRLPCSAGSFVHTDKKVVIVSVFGKSQYSAKGCKTNMLSSILQVGLLDEPEIEEESFCEIEGYYDSKDRTIYLHLRGLLDTHTLLTKYDKFLEKQDCKDFLSVWAHMRDKYARALLVLFHISHVIILTHPTHTFDYSYVHLFRAMDMVRQKVSPQLSDVLSSIYSLPKDWVSNVRPCSPRVLFYFETCPTVFQDPASGANIKKLEHSLEDQIYQVLRKNRIVTNISSNSLFAIPANQEFVYVHTGTTESRDILGYMAKKLIQSCKVSSGGSTSRSLASQDSNIQIDDTETETRSFRSFLQQHINLAFARGFDDNVGRHSVPAYFEIPNVTIFCEVANKVYDYFIHGTDKELLTLHSLLDTDVKFSKSRCSKVLPRALQAYQENLPQHYTRAYHETKLAHAMGVFEMHARGPLFEEFNEKLQAECEKHWRSGRQMCEVLSLTGNPCTNPIHRGGSEGAGGGEQTEQRENDNDLPIREHCSGVRYICACNCGRCQGSREDPFSLRQANYDYFQMLAKQCGCAQLENIQFPVFQPSTHNYRPAQLFSTKREDSFTHAESPTSEGNTQACSLGVNTLNDDIRTPYGSGGQSPPTSETNEDVPKLSSKTSLTPNEAHKVVIEVSDSDAENAKEKSLVRQPSTTEYLPGMLHTESPAGLLPQFSSWSLVCLGPSSLYSHNLGLQHQAGVLATSAFLLPWDVTVRLEHQKERGSLWPTIGDHGTHNYCPRGKNFQNMNTIRGRKSKGGKEFVVKIFVGVEYECPRGHRFMASAPDKVLKATGNGIVKDSGNKVTSSTADMPLYFPCPCRQTKPLIAQLMRIHVVTPKAPVHVTVNPRVQPGPPPCPIFVTGCDEPIKLSQSAYWVLRLPYVYMDEKGPYLAPKEPVPTSHGRLLAGMYGISEVLPEKKI, encoded by the exons ATGCGACCGCAAAAATTCCGACTTCCATGCAGCGCAGGAAG ttttgtACACACAGATAAAAAGGTAGTGATAGTATCTGTATTTGGAAAGTCACAATATAGTGCAAAAGGATGCAAGACCAACATGCTCAGTTCAATCCTGCAGGTGGGCCTCCTGGATGAACCAGAGATAGAAGAAGAATCATTT TGTGAGATTGAGGGATACTACGATTCTAAAGATAGAACTATATACTTGCATTTAAGAGGATTATTAGATACACACACCCTTTTAACAAAATATGATAAGTTCTTAGAAAAACAGGACTgcaaggatttccttagtgTATGGGCACACATGAGAGACAAATATGCTAGAGCACTActtgttttatttcacataTCGCATGTTATTATTCTTACTCATCCGACTCACACATTTGACTATAGTTATGTACATTTATTCAGAGCCATGGATATGGTAAG ACAAAAGGTTTCTCCACAACTTTCTGATGTCCTAAGTTCCATATACAGTTTACCTAAGGACTGGGTATCAAATGTTAGACCCTGCTCTCCTAGGGTTTTATTCTATTTTGAAACTTGTCCCACTGTGTTTCAAGATCCTGCCAGTGGGGCTAATATCAAGAAACTGGAGCATTCCTTAGAAGATCAGATATACCAAGTATTAAGGAAAAATCGAATAGTAACCAATATTAG CTCAAATTCACTGTTCGCAATTCCTGCAAATCAAGAATTCGTATATGTACACACTGGTACGACAGAATCCAGAGATATTCTGGGCTACATGGCAAAGAAGCTCATACAGAGTTGCAAAGTTAGCTCTGGAGGAAGTACTTCAAGGAGTTTGGCTAGTCAGGATTCCAATATTCAAATAGACGATACAGAAACTG AAACTCGTTCCTTTAGATCATTTCTACAACAGCATATAAACCTAGCCTTTGCAAGAGGTTTTGATGACAATGTTGGAAGACATTCTGTACCTGCCTATTTTGAG ATACCTAATGTTACAATATTCTGTGAAGTGGCAAACAAAGTATACGACTATTTTATACATGGAACAGATAAAGAACTACTAACATTACACAGCTTGTTAGATACTGATGTAAAGTTCAGTAAGAGCAGATGCAGCAAAGTACTCCCACGAGCCCTCCAGGCTTACCAAGAGAACCTACCGCAACACTACACAAG AGCATATCATGAAACAAAATTGGCACATGCAATGGGGGTCTTTGAGATGCATGCACGAGGCCCTTTATTTGAAGAGTTTAATGAAAAACTACAGGCCGAATGCGAGAAGCACTGGAGATCTGGGAGGCAGATGTGCGAAGTACTGTCTCTGACAGGGAATCCTTGCACGAATCCAATACACAGAGGTGGAAGTGAGGGCGCTGGAGGCGGGGAACAAACGGAACAAAGAGAGAATGACAA TGACTTACCAATTAGGGAACATTGTAGCGGAGTTCGATACATCTGTGCTTGTAATTGTGGTCGTTGTCAGGGTTCAAGGGAGGACCCATTCAGTCTGAGACAGGCCAACTATGATTATTTTCAAATGCTAGCTAAGCAATGTGGATGTGCTCAGTTAGAGAACATACAGTTTCCTGTTTTCCAACCAAGCACTCATAATTATag GCCTGCACAGTTGTTTTCTACTAAACGAGAGGACTCTTTCACTCATGCAGAATCTCCAACATCTGAAGGAAATACTCAAGCTTGCAGCTTAGGAGTTAACACTCTGAATg ATGATATTCGAACTCCATATGGAAGTGGAGGACAGTCACCTCCAACGAGTGAAACTAATGAAGATGTTCCTAAGCTCAGCAGTAAAACCAGTTTAACACCTAATGAAGCACATAAAGTAGTTATAGAAGTATCAGATAGTGATGCAGAAAATGCAAAAG AGAAATCTCTAGTCAGGCAGCCTTCAACAACAGAGTATCTACCAGGAATGTTACATACAGAATCACCAGCTGGTTTATTGCCACAATTCTCTAGCTGGTCTCTAGTTTGCCTTGGACCAAGTAGCCTATACTCTCATAATTTGGGTTTACAACACCAAGCTGGTGTTTTAGCCACTTCTGCTTTTCTTTTACCATGGGATGTGACTGTTAG actAGAGCATCAAAAAGAAAGAGGCTCTTTGTGGCCTACTATAGGTGATCATGGAACCCATAACTATTGTCCGAGaggaaagaattttcaaaatatgaATACTATTCGTGGTCGGAAATCAAAAGGCGGAAAGGAATTTGTAGTGAAAATATTTGTGGGAGTGGAATACGAGTGTCCAAGAGGACACAGATTTATGGCGTCTGCGCCGGATAAGGTTCTGAAGGCTACTGGAAATGGGATTGTGAAGGACAGTGGAAATAAAGTCACATCCAGTACTGCGGACATGCCGCTCTATTTTCCCTGTCCTTGTCG gCAAACAAAGCCTCTAATAGCTCAATTAATGAGAATTCACGTAGTGACGCCAAAAGCACCTGTTCATGTTACAGTAAATCCTAGAGTACAACCTGGACCTCCACCTTGTCCAATTTTTGTCACTGGTTGCGATGAACCAATAAAGTTATCGCAAAGTGCTTACTGGGTCTTGAGATTACC ATACGTGTATATGGATGAAAAGGGTCCATATTTGGCGCCAAAAGAACCAGTACCAACTTCACACGGAAGACTATTGGCGGGAATGTATGGAATTAGTGAAGTACTTccggaaaagaaaatatag